A genomic segment from Gracilinanus agilis isolate LMUSP501 chromosome 1, AgileGrace, whole genome shotgun sequence encodes:
- the KIF22 gene encoding LOW QUALITY PROTEIN: kinesin-like protein KIF22 (The sequence of the model RefSeq protein was modified relative to this genomic sequence to represent the inferred CDS: substituted 1 base at 1 genomic stop codon) → IPVAXCSIFSSSGATRCQMSKGRTSRRPSVARVRVAVRLRPFVEEANSTSESSCVRGLDSCSLEIANGRNSQETLKYQFDAFYGETSTQQDIYVGFVQPILRHLMNGQNASVLAYGPTGAGKTYTMLGSPEQPGIIPRALKDLLQLTWEEGAEGRPWAFAVSMSYLEIYQEKVLDLLAPASGDLVIREDRWGNILIPGLTQKPIASFTDFEQHFLPASRNRTVGATRLNQRSSRSHAVLLVKVEQRERIAPFRQREGKLYLIDLAGSEDNRRTGNQGLRLKESGAINASLFVLGKVVDALNQGLPRVPYRDSKLTRLLQDSLGGSAHSVLIANIAPERRFYLDTVTSLNFASRSKEVINRPFTHKSLQPPAFIPVKPGQKELMDPPEAKQARSQEEMEDRTSSPELLSGCPKRSPLKQLNTLEPAVQERLLNLDRILDSQGSHRTSILSTPRRERTALEKALKEKDLEIQRLKEKYKELEANRQSQKPKELEEEENGSLAPPCPLPSKTISMTKPLNRVVPFRLIQEQTTSQNKAHVLQKESRKRKQPEPICGQQEEQPEGLCTTLELLQMPPDLLTESRRKILGLLNTGSAKELRRLQRIGEKKAQLIVGWRELHGPFAEVEDLGQVEGISEKQVATFVKANILSLAAECFRALPRKDI, encoded by the exons ATTCCAGTAGCCTAATgttccatcttctcttcttcaggagcTACACGTTGCCAAATGAGCAAAGGCAGAACCAGCCGTCGCCCCTCTGTGGCACGAGTCCGAGTGGCTGTGAGACTTAGGCCCTTTGTAGAAGAGGCCAATAGCACCAGTGAGAGCTCCTGTGTACGGGGCCTGGACAGCTGTTCCTTGGAGATTGCCAATGGGAGAAATAGTCAGGAGACACTCAAATACCA GTTTGATGCCTTTTATGGGGAAACAAGCACCCAGCAGGACATCTATGTTGGCTTTGTCCAGCCCATCCTTCGCCACTTGATGAATGGACAGAATGCCAGTGTGCTTGCCTATGGTCCAACAGGCGCAG GGAAGACATACACAATGCTAGGCAGCCCAGAGCAGCCTGGCATTATCCCTCGGGCCCTTAAAGACCTCTTGCAGCTCACCTGGGAGGAGGGTGCAGAAGGGCGACCCTGGGCCTTTGCTGTCTCCATGTCCTATTTGGAAATCTATCAAGAGAAG GTATTGGACCTCCTTGCCCCTGCTTCAGGGGACTTGGTGATCAGAGAAGATCGATGGGGGAACATCCTGATCCCTGGACTCACCCAAAAACCCATTGCTTCCTTCACTGACTTTGAACAACACTTCCTGCCAGCCAGCAGAAACCGAACTGTGGGAGCTACCCGACTCAACCAGCGCTCTTCCCGAAGCCATGCTGTGCTCCTGGTTAAA GTGGAACAACGGGAGCGGATTGCCCCATTCCGGCAACGAGAGGGGAAGCTCTATCTGATTGACTTGGCTGGTTCAGAGGACAATCGGCGTACAGGCAACCAGGGCTTGCGGCTAAAGGAGAGTGGAGCCATCAATGCCTCCCTCTTTGTGTTGGGCAAGGTGGTAGATGCATTGAACCAAGGCCTGCCCCGTGTTCCCTACCGAGACAGCAAGCTTACCCGACTGCTACAG GACTCCCTCGGAGGTTCAGCCCACAGTGTACTCATTGCTAATATTGCTCCAGAGAGGCGCTTCTACCTAGATACAGTAACGTCACTCAACTTTGCCTCCAGGTCCAAAGAAGTAATCAACCGGCCATTCACCCATAAAAGCCTTCAGCCCCCTG CTTTTATCCCAGTGAAGCCAGGCCAAAAGGAACTGATGGATCCTCCAGAAGCAAAGCAGGCTAGAAGCCAGGAAGAAATGGAAGACAGGACAAGTAGCCCAGAACTTCTATCTGGCTGTCCCAAACGAAG CCCTCTGAAGCAGCTGAATACCCTAGAACCAGCTGTGCAAGAGCGCCTGCTAAACCTGGATCGAATTCTAGACTCCCAGGGGAGCCACAGAACTTCAATCCTAAGCACACCACGAAGAGAACGGACAGCTCTAGAAAAGGCTTTGAAAGAGAAGGACTTGGAGATTCAG AGGCTGAAGGAAAAGTATAAAGAGCTAGAGGCCAACAGACAGAGTCAAAAGCCCAAGGAactggaggaagaggagaatggCTCACTGGCCCCACCTTGTCCCCTTCCCTCAAAAACAATCTCCATGACCAAACCTCTGAATAGAGTTGTACCCTTTCGGCTAA TTCAGGAGCAGACAACATCCCAAAATAAGGCCCATGTCCTGCAGAAAGAAAGCCGTAAGAGGAAG CAGCCCGAGCCGATCTGTGGGCAGCAGGAAGAGCAGCCTGAGGGGCTCTGCACCACCTTGGAACTGCTGCAGATGCCCCCAGACCTCCTGACCGAGAGCCGCAGGAAGATCCTGGGCCTGCTCAATACTGGCTCTGCCAAGGAGCTTCGGAGGCTGCAGCGTATTGGAGAAAAGAAAGCCCAGCTCATCGTGGGCTGGCGGGAGCTGCACGGCCCCTTTGCGGAG GTGGAGGACCTGGGGCAGGTGGAAGGCATCTCTGAGAAGCAAGTGGCCACCTTTGTGAAG GCCAACATCCTAAGCTTGGCTGCCGAGTGTTTCAGGGCCTTGCCGCGGAAGGACATCTGA